Proteins encoded together in one Lachnospiraceae bacterium JLR.KK008 window:
- a CDS encoding response regulator, protein MIGKLNHVIKEMNQFLSQFFHVQLCSENAGVVEGMMKIVNPDLVVISLIGAYDIDTSIFYMLSDQYAQIPVLTVGTKEESDTFFKYYESSQFENLIRPVENTDIMNAVCRKIGVGVAEVQRDAAEEKKAGTERKRILVVDDNGTTLRTMKAMLEQYYEVALAISGAQAMTSIGKKRPDLILLDYEMPVCDGKMTLEMIRADEDMKSIPVIFLTAVNDRENIEAVLKLKPAGYFLKPAVKDKLLAEIGKVLNEGMVS, encoded by the coding sequence TTGATAGGTAAATTAAATCATGTCATCAAAGAGATGAACCAGTTTTTGTCGCAGTTTTTTCATGTACAGCTCTGTTCGGAAAATGCAGGTGTCGTGGAAGGCATGATGAAGATCGTCAATCCCGATCTGGTCGTGATCAGCCTGATCGGGGCTTATGACATCGATACATCGATATTTTATATGCTCAGTGACCAATATGCGCAGATTCCCGTTCTGACGGTCGGAACAAAGGAGGAGAGCGATACCTTTTTTAAATATTATGAGAGCAGTCAGTTTGAAAACCTGATTCGTCCGGTAGAGAATACGGACATTATGAATGCGGTCTGCCGGAAGATCGGCGTGGGTGTGGCGGAAGTTCAGCGTGATGCGGCGGAAGAGAAAAAGGCAGGGACAGAGAGGAAACGAATCCTGGTAGTCGATGACAATGGCACGACGCTGCGGACGATGAAAGCAATGCTGGAACAGTATTATGAAGTTGCACTGGCGATCTCGGGCGCGCAGGCAATGACTTCTATCGGGAAAAAGCGGCCGGATCTGATCCTGCTGGACTATGAGATGCCGGTCTGCGACGGAAAAATGACACTGGAAATGATCCGTGCGGATGAAGATATGAAAAGTATTCCGGTCATTTTCCTGACGGCGGTCAATGACCGGGAAAATATCGAAGCAGTATTGAAATTAAAACCGGCAGGATACTTTCTGAAACCAGCGGTAAAAGACAAACTGCTTGCGGAGATTGGAAAAGTATTGAATGAGGGAATGGTCTCTTAG